A genomic region of Nostoc sp. UHCC 0702 contains the following coding sequences:
- a CDS encoding GHKL domain-containing protein, whose translation MDAVWVKGDAHQLQRLFGNLLENALQYTSNGGLIRVKIFKWDDFVVIEVTDTGIGIAPEHLSLVFNRFWRAEKARSRRQGGSGLGLAIVQAITHAHGGEISVRSKVGVGSCFRVKLPVVE comes from the coding sequence ATTGATGCAGTATGGGTAAAGGGGGATGCACATCAGTTACAACGACTCTTTGGGAATTTGTTAGAAAATGCCCTGCAATATACCTCTAATGGCGGTTTAATCAGGGTGAAAATCTTTAAATGGGATGATTTTGTAGTGATTGAAGTAACGGATACTGGTATTGGGATTGCACCTGAACATTTATCCTTAGTTTTTAATCGCTTTTGGCGCGCTGAAAAAGCCCGTTCTCGTCGTCAAGGTGGTTCGGGTTTAGGTTTAGCTATTGTCCAAGCTATTACTCATGCTCATGGTGGCGAGATTTCTGTGAGGAGTAAAGTCGGTGTGGGTAGCTGTTTTCGGGTTAAGTTACCGGTAGTTGAGTAA
- the cobA gene encoding uroporphyrinogen-III C-methyltransferase, with product MNCTDKEGQKYLGKVYLVGAGPGDPGLMTLKGKSLLECADVVIYDALVSPAILAMINPQAEQINAGKRMGRHSLLQEETTHLLMEKAQDHAIVVRLKGGDPFIFGRGGEEMAELVQAGVAVEVVPGITSGIAAAAYAGIPLTHRLSSSSVTFVTGHEAAGKYKPSVNWQAIAHGSETIVIYMGIHNLPYIVEQLGAAGLSLKTPIALVRWGTRPDQEELIGELGTIVEQVEHTGFGAPAIAVIGQVVNMHSILSGCRPV from the coding sequence ATGAACTGCACAGACAAAGAGGGGCAAAAATATTTGGGTAAAGTTTATTTGGTAGGTGCGGGGCCAGGAGATCCAGGGCTAATGACCCTCAAGGGCAAAAGCTTGTTGGAATGTGCAGATGTAGTGATTTATGATGCTTTAGTCAGTCCGGCAATTCTGGCGATGATTAATCCCCAAGCAGAGCAAATCAACGCTGGTAAGCGCATGGGGAGACATTCGCTATTGCAGGAAGAAACAACCCATCTACTGATGGAAAAGGCTCAAGATCATGCAATAGTAGTGCGACTCAAAGGTGGTGATCCGTTTATCTTTGGTCGCGGTGGTGAAGAAATGGCAGAACTGGTACAAGCTGGAGTCGCAGTGGAAGTTGTGCCTGGTATTACTTCGGGAATTGCAGCGGCAGCCTATGCAGGGATACCCTTAACGCATCGGTTGTCTAGTTCATCTGTAACTTTTGTGACAGGACATGAAGCGGCAGGTAAGTATAAACCTTCAGTGAATTGGCAAGCGATCGCTCATGGTTCCGAAACGATTGTAATTTATATGGGAATTCACAATCTGCCTTACATTGTGGAACAGTTAGGCGCGGCTGGGTTGAGTTTAAAAACACCGATCGCTTTGGTGCGTTGGGGTACGCGACCAGACCAAGAAGAATTGATTGGTGAGTTGGGGACAATTGTTGAGCAAGTTGAGCATACTGGATTTGGTGCCCCGGCGATCGCGGTAATTGGGCAAGTAGTGAATATGCACAGCATTTTATCTGGGTGTCGTCCAGTTTAA
- a CDS encoding sirohydrochlorin chelatase produces the protein MSSAYLLVSHGSRDPRPAIAMQQLAGLIHQKLQKNLLELIPANGSVVSSPKQEILVGIASLEMAAEALHEQIRQFAQCALVSGCDRLKIVPLFLLPGVHVTTDIPSEIALAQQALGENIMIDLQPYLGSHPGLEKLLAKQMAAIIAEAWIILAHGSRRPDSQQLVEAIAANLGAVTAYWSVPPSLESQIEELVGAGNREIAIFPYFLFAGGITDAIAQAIEELKLRFPAVTFQLAQPLGVSAELADLILDLIYK, from the coding sequence ATGTCATCTGCATATCTACTTGTATCTCACGGAAGCCGTGACCCGCGCCCAGCAATTGCCATGCAGCAATTAGCAGGGCTGATACATCAAAAACTGCAAAAAAATTTACTAGAATTAATACCTGCTAATGGTAGCGTGGTATCCTCGCCAAAGCAGGAAATTCTGGTAGGTATAGCAAGTCTTGAAATGGCTGCTGAAGCTTTGCACGAGCAAATTAGACAATTTGCCCAGTGTGCTTTGGTTTCAGGGTGCGATCGCCTAAAAATTGTACCGCTATTTCTGCTACCGGGAGTGCATGTAACCACAGATATTCCCTCGGAAATAGCGCTGGCCCAACAAGCTCTTGGTGAAAATATAATGATTGACTTACAACCATACTTAGGTAGTCACCCTGGTTTAGAGAAATTGCTAGCAAAACAAATGGCTGCAATCATTGCAGAAGCATGGATTATCTTAGCTCATGGTAGCCGTCGCCCTGATTCACAACAGTTAGTGGAAGCAATAGCCGCAAATTTGGGAGCGGTAACTGCTTATTGGTCTGTGCCTCCTAGTTTAGAATCGCAGATAGAAGAGTTAGTTGGCGCTGGCAATAGAGAAATTGCAATTTTTCCATATTTTTTATTCGCAGGTGGCATAACCGATGCGATCGCCCAGGCAATAGAAGAGCTAAAATTACGTTTCCCTGCTGTAACTTTCCAACTGGCGCAGCCCTTGGGAGTAAGTGCAGAATTAGCCGATTTGATTTTAGATTTGATATATAAATGA